In Vibrio atlanticus, the following proteins share a genomic window:
- the gltX gene encoding glutamate--tRNA ligase → MTVKTRFAPSPTGYLHVGGARTALYSWLFAKNQGGEFVLRIEDTDLERNSQEAVDAILEGMQWMGMEWDEGPYYQSKRFDRYNEMVDKLLAEDKAFKCYASKELLDEIRAEQEENKEMARYDANHPKIVAANEAAKEGDACVIRFRNPKEGSVVFDDQIRGRIEISNSQLDDLIIRRTDGAPTYNFVVVVDDWDMGITHVVRGEDHINNTPRQINIYEALGAPVPTFAHCAMILGDDGAKLSKRHGAVSVMQYRDEGYLPNALNNYLVRLGWSHGDQEIFSQEEMIEYFSLNAISKSASAFNTDKLLWLNNHYIKTSEPEYVAKYLQWHLDAQKIDTTNGPAITEVIKLVGERCNTLIELAEQSRYFYEDFSEFEVGAAKKHLRGVAKGPLELALAKVEALEDFTTANIKDGVIAAVCEELEVGMGKIGMPLRVAVTGGGQSPSVDAVMELVGKERVIARIKMALEFIAEREANA, encoded by the coding sequence ATGACGGTTAAAACTCGTTTTGCTCCTAGCCCAACTGGCTATCTTCACGTTGGTGGTGCACGTACTGCACTTTACTCTTGGCTATTCGCTAAGAACCAAGGTGGTGAATTCGTTCTACGTATCGAAGACACGGACCTTGAGCGTAACTCTCAAGAAGCGGTTGATGCAATTCTAGAAGGCATGCAATGGATGGGTATGGAATGGGATGAAGGTCCTTACTACCAATCTAAGCGTTTTGACCGTTACAACGAAATGGTTGATAAGCTACTTGCTGAAGACAAAGCTTTCAAATGCTATGCGTCTAAAGAGCTGCTTGACGAAATTCGTGCAGAGCAAGAAGAAAACAAAGAAATGGCTCGTTACGATGCGAACCACCCTAAAATTGTTGCAGCAAACGAAGCAGCAAAAGAAGGTGATGCATGCGTTATCCGTTTCCGTAACCCTAAAGAAGGCAGTGTAGTCTTTGATGACCAAATCCGTGGTCGCATCGAAATCTCTAACAGCCAACTTGATGACCTAATCATTCGTCGTACAGACGGTGCACCAACATACAACTTCGTTGTTGTAGTGGATGACTGGGACATGGGTATTACACACGTTGTACGTGGTGAAGACCACATCAACAACACACCTCGACAAATCAACATCTATGAAGCACTAGGCGCGCCAGTTCCAACTTTCGCTCACTGTGCAATGATTCTTGGTGATGACGGTGCGAAACTTTCTAAGCGTCACGGTGCTGTTTCTGTAATGCAATACCGCGACGAAGGTTACCTACCAAATGCACTAAACAACTACCTAGTTCGTTTAGGTTGGTCTCACGGTGACCAAGAGATCTTCTCTCAAGAAGAGATGATTGAATACTTCAGCCTGAACGCTATCAGCAAGTCTGCTTCTGCATTCAATACTGATAAGCTACTTTGGTTGAACAACCACTACATCAAGACTTCTGAGCCTGAGTACGTTGCTAAATACCTGCAATGGCACCTAGACGCACAAAAGATCGATACAACAAATGGCCCGGCTATCACTGAAGTGATCAAGCTAGTTGGCGAGCGTTGTAATACGCTTATCGAACTTGCTGAACAGTCTCGTTACTTCTACGAAGATTTCTCTGAGTTTGAAGTTGGCGCAGCGAAGAAGCACCTACGTGGTGTTGCTAAAGGCCCACTAGAGCTTGCTCTTGCTAAGGTTGAAGCGCTTGAAGATTTCACTACTGCAAACATCAAAGATGGTGTGATTGCAGCAGTATGTGAAGAGCTAGAGGTCGGCATGGGTAAAATCGGTATGCCACTTCGCGTAGCAGTAACAGGTGGCGGCCAGTCTCCTTCTGTTGATGCAGTGATGGAGCTTGTTGGTAAAGAGCGCGTAATCGCTCGCATCAAGATGGCTCTTGAGTTCATCGCTGAGCGTGAAGCTAACGCTTAA
- a CDS encoding beta-ketoacyl-ACP synthase — protein sequence MTRRVVVTGMSGVTAFGNDWQHIEPKLKACENATQYMPSFEQYDGLNTKLAAPIDDFQLPKHYKRKQVRGMGRVSRLATVATENALEQAGLIGHDVLTNGETGIAYGSSTGSTDAVGAFGVMLNEKSTRAITATTYVQMMPHTAAVNVGLFFGLRGRVIPTSSACTSGSQAIGYAYEAIKHGYQTVMVAGGGEELCPTESAVFDTLFATSLKNDTPEKSPSPYDSERDGLVIGEGAGTLVLEEYEHAVARGAKIYAEIIGFASNCDAAHVTQPQMETMQICMEKALKDAQLPAEKIGYVSAHGTATDKGDIAESNATANIFGEVPISSLKSYFGHTLGACGAIEAWLSLEMMHSGWFSPTLNLENIDERCGKLDYITGSGRELNVEYVMSNNFAFGGINTSIIFKKI from the coding sequence ATGACCCGCCGCGTTGTTGTAACTGGCATGTCAGGCGTTACCGCTTTTGGCAACGATTGGCAGCACATCGAGCCAAAACTAAAAGCATGTGAAAATGCGACCCAGTACATGCCTAGCTTTGAGCAGTACGATGGCCTCAACACAAAGCTTGCCGCACCTATTGATGACTTCCAACTACCTAAGCACTATAAGCGCAAACAGGTTCGTGGCATGGGCCGCGTGTCTCGCCTAGCAACAGTGGCGACCGAAAATGCACTAGAGCAAGCAGGACTGATTGGCCACGACGTTTTGACTAATGGCGAAACAGGCATTGCCTATGGTTCTTCAACCGGTAGTACTGACGCTGTTGGTGCATTTGGCGTGATGCTTAACGAGAAATCGACACGAGCGATCACAGCAACCACTTACGTTCAAATGATGCCACACACCGCTGCGGTAAACGTAGGATTGTTCTTCGGCTTACGTGGACGCGTGATTCCCACCAGCAGTGCCTGTACTTCAGGTAGCCAAGCCATTGGTTACGCCTATGAAGCGATCAAACACGGCTACCAAACTGTGATGGTGGCCGGAGGTGGTGAAGAACTATGCCCAACCGAATCTGCCGTTTTTGATACCCTTTTTGCTACCAGTTTAAAAAACGACACGCCAGAAAAATCCCCTAGCCCTTACGACAGTGAGCGCGATGGCCTAGTTATCGGTGAAGGTGCTGGTACGCTTGTTCTTGAAGAGTATGAACATGCGGTTGCTCGCGGTGCAAAGATCTACGCGGAAATCATCGGTTTTGCCAGCAACTGCGATGCCGCCCATGTGACCCAACCTCAAATGGAAACCATGCAAATCTGTATGGAGAAAGCGCTGAAAGATGCACAGCTTCCTGCTGAAAAAATTGGTTACGTTTCGGCGCACGGAACGGCAACAGATAAAGGCGATATTGCAGAAAGTAATGCGACCGCGAACATTTTTGGTGAAGTGCCAATCAGCTCATTAAAAAGCTACTTTGGTCATACGCTTGGAGCGTGTGGTGCCATTGAGGCTTGGTTGAGCCTAGAAATGATGCATTCCGGTTGGTTCAGCCCAACATTGAACCTTGAAAACATCGACGAACGCTGCGGCAAACTCGATTACATTACAGGTTCTGGTCGCGAATTGAATGTTGAGTATGTAATGAGTAATAACTTTGCCTTTGGCGGAATCAACACCTCCATCATATTCAAAAAAATCTGA